A single window of Lacerta agilis isolate rLacAgi1 chromosome 12, rLacAgi1.pri, whole genome shotgun sequence DNA harbors:
- the SNRK gene encoding SNF-related serine/threonine-protein kinase isoform X2 — translation MLVCGQPPFQEANDSETLTMIMDCKYTVPSRVSKECKDLITIMLQRDPKRRASLEEIENHPWLQGVDPSPATKYNIPLVSYKNLSEEEHNSIIQRMVLGDIADRDTIVEALETNKYNHITATYFLLAERILREKQEKEIQTRSASPSNIKAQFRQSWPTKIDVPQDLEDDLTASPLSHGGVPQPPARSAENVLNGHRSKALNDSSKKEDIPELAGPALSIVPSVSLKPTTSGRKCLFRVEEDEEEDEEDKKPVSLSTQVVLRRKPSVTNRLTSRKSAPVLNQIFEEGESDDEFDMDENLPPKLSRLKMNIASPSTVHKRYHRRKSQGRGSSCSSSETSDDDSESRRRLDKDSGFTYSWHRRDSSEGPPGNQGDGSGQGKPSNGNGGVDKTSPGDNNKGGGSPSSSSSGSTNNNSGSTRRCAGSGNSMQLSSRSAGDLVESLKLMSLCLGSQIHSSTKYIIDPQNTISFSSVKVQEKSTWKMCISSSGNVNPASSLGSIKFFSDQMSDTANELERIKSKNLKNNVLQLPLCEKTISVNIQRNPKEGLLCTAGQATCCHVV, via the exons TTTAATCACAATAATGTTACAAAGAGACCCAAAACGAAGAGCATCTTTGGAAGAAATTGAAAACCATCCCTGGCTACAAGGAGTTGATCCATCGCCTGCAACAAAATATAATATTCCTTTGGTTTCATACAAAAATCTGTCCGAGGAAGAGCACAACAGCATCATACAGCGAATGGTTCTGGGAGACATCGCAGACAGAGATACCATAGTAGA GGCTCTGGAAACCAACAAATACAATCACATCACTGCTACCTACTTCTTACTAGCAGAGCGGATTCTAAGAGAGAAGCAGGAGAAAGAAATACAAaccagatcagcaagcccaagcaaTATCAAAGCTCAGTTTAG GCAGTCATGGCCAACAAAAATCGATGTCCCTCAAGACTTGGAAGATGACCTTACAGCTTCTCCTCTCTCCCATGGAGGCGTTCCTCAGCCTCCAGCTCGCAgtgctgaaaatgttcttaatgGTCACCGGAGCAAGGCACTTAATGATTCATCAAAGAAGGAGGACATTCCTGAATTAGCAGGACCAGCACTTTCCATCGTTCCTTCGGTGAGCTTAAAACCTACAACTAGCGGTCGAAAGTGCTTGTTTAGGGTGgaagaagacgaggaggaggacgaAGAAGATAAAAAACCAGTCTCCCTTTCAACCCAAGTGGTTCTGCGCCGCAAGCCTTCTGTTACAAATCGTCTTACTTCCCGGAAAAGCGCCCCGGTCCTGAATCAGATCTTTGAGGAAGGGGAGTCGGATGACGAGTTTGACATGGATGAGAACTTGCCCCCCAAACTTAGCCGTCTAAAAATGAACATTGCTTCGCCAAGCACCGTGCACAAGCGCTACCACCGAAGGAAAAGCCAGGGTCGGGGATCGAGCTGCAGCAGCTCAGAAACAAGCGACGACGACTCCGAAAGCAGGCGACGTCTTGATAAAGACAGTGGGTTTACTTACTCCTGGCACAGACGGGATAGTAGCGAAGGACCTCCTGGCAACCAGGGAGATGGCAGCGGACAAGGAAAACCAAGCAATGGAAACGGAGGAGTAGACAAAACGAGCCCTGGTGACAACAACAAAGGGGGTGGAAGTCCTTCCAGTAGTTCTAGCGGAAGCACGAATAACAATTCGGGTTCCACTCGCAGGTGCGCTGGATCTGGAAATTCAATGCAGTTGTCTTCAAGAAGCGCGGGCGACCTGGTGGAAAGCCTCAAATTAATGAGCCTCTGCTTAGGTTCACAGATTCACAGTAGCACTAAATACATTATTGATCCACAAAACACCATCTCCTTTTCCAGCGTCAAGGTACAGGAGAAATCCACATGGAAGATGTGCATAAGTTCCTCCGGGAATGTAAATCCAGCTTCATCCTTGGGCAGTATAAAATTCTTTTCTGATCAGATGTCAGACACTGCAAATGAATTAGAACGGATAAAGAGCAAGAACTTGAAAAATAACGTGCTCCAACTACCTCTGTGTGAAAAGACTATATCTGTGAATATTCAGCGAAACCCGAAGGAGGGATTGCTGTGTACCGCTGGTCAAGCTACTTGCTGTCACGTTGTTTGA